The following coding sequences lie in one Maribacter forsetii DSM 18668 genomic window:
- a CDS encoding hybrid sensor histidine kinase/response regulator transcription factor — MRNLFGIFFSTIFFVASLTAQDIKFEHYNDDSGLSHNAVRHIVQDKHGFLWLGTFAGLNRFDGYEFKSYLSSSDITNLNNDDITALVLDEELNNLWIGTRDGLSLYNTGTHTFNTYLPDENNKESLPEGEIRSVFVDRFKRVWVGTKNSGLYILNVESGNFKKVEIANFNYIKAIVEDKNGDLWIGSYESGGVAKLILDAEGEISQKLIYTLSIPNSAEKNPYLNFIYEDAKSDIFIGTREGLYKLNKTSNEFLNLEIKDTEIKDGLGPYFLSVTQADDGKYWVGTLGGLLVCNQLEDIQKGDYKWYYSVLTDDTSLVDNQVSALFFDSSGVLWIGTEDGLDKYDPFENQFNSNKDISLHIDNQVPRIRGFSKTYDDKVIVATRHNGLFISNEDAFSPLYNNQKDIASIYSIDGVTFYCGLWNGKLLVYNYRENSSKVISVGFEQSPIFAFETFSENQLLIGSFGEGVVILNTTSLKNETETDQFLKGYQINEIVKQNDSSIWFATETGLVNYLKDKNVFEYYSSTSTSDIGLPHDNVSDIMFDNEGRLWAATRKGLSLFDFDTKWFKPLQEPAELSDKWITDMLTYANGDIWFNMNSNNVARLKSDLKNHNVYDVESGNRLDVFSSSGFYNFNDSNIFLGGKNGIIYFSPHAISENKIAKTPMITEFKIQNEEIEPGVEINGQIPLIKDINDIKDITLEYKNRNFSLQFSAPSYVKEKLNRFEYMLEGFDEDWISTTSNSRTVQYTNLFPGDYTFKIKSSNSDGFWSDVNAYYITIKPPFWLTYQALFLFLALLILIIYFIRKEMKNRLRLKQELVTEKVNRERDIKLNNEKLRFFTNISHELRTPLTLILGPAKQLLEESNDNSSDYQKSRFNLIHQNASRLLNLVNQVLDFRKAQTGELKLKVSKTDILLFTTNTFDSFKEFAFNKQIDLNIISEVENLFGWIDRDKFDKILYNLLSNAIKFTNKYGHVDLFVKLKENDKNTLVIEVSDDGIGIPLKSQEKIFTRFYQATNSKENNTGSGIGLSLVKSLIELHKGTIVVISKPNEGSTFTVEIPIDRESYTKKEVFEFISNKEVDEPEIFVPAKRKTTNTEIKDKVLVIEDNIELRKYLIDYLSAYYKVYEAENGKEGLQLCRKIKPMLCVADVMMPVMDGLEFCNVLKNDEFISHIPVILLTALSENEDKVKGYDVGADSYLVKPFDPSLLKSVIVNTIKTRLELKAKFSNEMESEVGLLTHSPIDKELMDQVTNIIEEHIDDVDLTTNYLCQELGMSSSKLYRKIKELTDLAPNEFIRTIRLKKSAQLLKTKKYNVSEVTDLIGFNDPLYFSRCFKKQFGFPPSKLLK, encoded by the coding sequence ATGCGAAATCTTTTTGGCATATTTTTTAGTACCATATTTTTTGTAGCTAGCTTAACTGCACAAGACATAAAATTTGAGCATTATAATGATGATAGTGGCTTGTCTCATAATGCCGTTAGGCATATAGTACAAGATAAACACGGGTTTTTATGGCTAGGCACCTTCGCCGGTTTAAATAGGTTTGATGGTTATGAATTTAAATCTTATTTAAGTTCTAGCGATATAACTAATCTGAATAATGATGATATTACAGCGTTAGTTCTAGATGAAGAATTAAATAATCTATGGATCGGTACAAGAGACGGACTTTCATTATACAATACTGGTACGCACACTTTCAACACCTATTTACCAGATGAGAATAATAAAGAAAGTCTTCCCGAAGGGGAAATAAGGTCTGTTTTTGTAGATAGGTTTAAGAGAGTTTGGGTTGGTACAAAGAATAGTGGACTCTATATATTAAACGTAGAAAGCGGCAACTTTAAAAAGGTTGAAATTGCAAATTTTAACTATATAAAAGCTATTGTTGAAGATAAGAATGGTGATTTATGGATTGGTAGTTACGAATCTGGCGGTGTCGCCAAATTAATTCTTGATGCTGAAGGTGAAATCTCCCAAAAACTAATTTATACGCTTTCAATACCTAATTCGGCTGAAAAGAATCCGTATTTAAATTTTATCTACGAAGATGCAAAATCCGATATTTTTATAGGTACTAGAGAGGGCTTGTATAAATTGAACAAAACTTCTAATGAATTTTTAAATCTAGAAATAAAGGATACAGAAATTAAGGATGGTCTAGGGCCTTATTTTCTTTCGGTTACCCAAGCAGATGATGGCAAGTATTGGGTAGGTACTTTAGGCGGACTTTTGGTTTGTAATCAATTAGAAGATATACAAAAGGGGGATTATAAGTGGTATTATTCAGTACTAACAGATGATACCTCTTTAGTAGATAACCAGGTGTCGGCATTGTTCTTTGATTCGTCTGGTGTATTGTGGATCGGTACTGAAGATGGTTTGGATAAGTACGATCCATTTGAGAATCAATTTAATAGTAATAAGGATATCTCTTTACATATAGATAATCAAGTGCCTAGAATTAGAGGTTTTAGTAAAACCTATGATGATAAAGTTATTGTTGCTACTAGGCACAACGGACTTTTTATATCAAACGAAGATGCTTTTTCACCACTGTATAACAACCAAAAAGATATTGCCAGTATTTATTCTATAGATGGCGTTACATTTTATTGTGGTTTATGGAATGGTAAACTACTGGTGTATAATTATAGGGAAAATTCCTCTAAAGTAATTTCGGTGGGATTTGAACAGTCACCAATTTTTGCTTTTGAAACCTTTTCAGAAAATCAACTTTTAATAGGATCTTTTGGTGAAGGGGTAGTGATTTTAAATACAACAAGCCTTAAGAATGAAACTGAAACAGATCAGTTTTTAAAAGGTTACCAAATAAATGAAATTGTAAAGCAAAATGATTCTAGTATTTGGTTTGCTACAGAGACAGGTTTGGTAAATTATCTTAAGGATAAAAATGTTTTTGAATACTACTCATCCACTTCTACATCAGATATTGGACTGCCTCATGATAATGTAAGCGATATCATGTTTGATAATGAGGGGCGTTTATGGGCTGCAACAAGAAAAGGTCTTAGTCTATTTGATTTCGATACTAAATGGTTTAAACCTCTGCAGGAACCAGCAGAACTTAGTGATAAGTGGATAACAGATATGCTTACTTACGCTAATGGTGATATCTGGTTTAATATGAACAGTAACAATGTTGCCAGGTTAAAATCCGATTTAAAAAATCATAACGTTTACGACGTTGAAAGTGGCAATAGATTAGATGTTTTCAGTTCCAGTGGTTTTTACAATTTCAATGATTCAAATATATTTTTAGGAGGTAAAAACGGTATTATATATTTTTCGCCTCACGCCATTAGCGAAAATAAAATTGCTAAAACTCCCATGATTACTGAGTTTAAAATTCAGAATGAGGAAATTGAACCAGGGGTTGAGATTAACGGTCAAATTCCATTAATAAAAGATATAAATGATATTAAGGATATCACTTTAGAATATAAAAACAGAAATTTTTCGCTTCAGTTCTCAGCTCCTTCTTATGTAAAGGAAAAGCTGAATAGGTTTGAGTATATGTTAGAGGGTTTTGATGAAGATTGGATTTCAACAACCAGTAATTCACGAACGGTACAGTACACCAATTTATTTCCTGGTGATTATACCTTTAAAATAAAATCAAGTAATAGCGACGGTTTTTGGAGCGATGTAAATGCTTATTATATTACTATAAAACCTCCTTTTTGGTTAACCTATCAAGCATTATTCTTATTTCTTGCCCTTTTGATTTTGATTATATACTTCATTAGAAAAGAAATGAAGAATAGACTTAGGTTGAAGCAAGAATTGGTTACTGAAAAAGTAAATAGAGAGCGTGATATTAAACTAAATAATGAAAAACTTCGCTTTTTTACCAATATATCACATGAGTTAAGAACGCCTTTAACATTGATCTTGGGACCGGCAAAACAGCTTTTGGAGGAAAGTAATGATAACAGTAGCGATTATCAGAAAAGCAGGTTCAATTTAATTCACCAAAATGCCAGTAGACTTTTGAATTTGGTAAATCAAGTTTTAGATTTTAGAAAGGCACAAACCGGGGAACTTAAGCTAAAGGTGTCCAAAACAGATATATTATTGTTCACGACCAATACTTTTGATTCCTTCAAGGAGTTTGCCTTTAACAAGCAAATTGATTTAAATATTATCAGTGAAGTAGAAAATTTATTTGGCTGGATAGACCGAGATAAGTTCGATAAGATATTATACAATTTATTGTCTAATGCCATTAAGTTTACCAACAAATATGGTCACGTGGATCTTTTTGTCAAGCTTAAGGAAAACGATAAAAATACGTTGGTTATTGAAGTAAGTGATGATGGTATCGGTATACCCCTTAAAAGTCAAGAAAAGATTTTTACCAGATTTTATCAGGCTACAAATAGTAAAGAAAACAATACGGGTTCTGGTATTGGTCTATCACTTGTAAAATCTTTGATTGAATTACATAAAGGTACTATTGTCGTTATAAGTAAACCTAATGAGGGTAGTACGTTTACAGTTGAAATTCCTATCGACCGAGAAAGCTATACTAAGAAAGAAGTATTTGAATTTATTTCAAATAAAGAGGTAGATGAGCCAGAAATATTTGTTCCTGCAAAAAGAAAGACTACAAATACAGAGATCAAGGATAAAGTTTTGGTCATTGAAGATAATATAGAACTAAGAAAATATCTTATTGACTACTTGTCTGCCTACTATAAGGTTTATGAGGCAGAAAATGGAAAAGAAGGTTTACAACTTTGTAGAAAAATTAAACCCATGTTATGTGTAGCAGATGTTATGATGCCGGTTATGGACGGTTTAGAATTTTGTAATGTATTAAAGAACGACGAATTTATAAGTCATATACCCGTAATTCTTCTCACGGCGCTTTCTGAAAATGAGGACAAGGTTAAAGGATATGATGTTGGTGCAGATTCTTATTTGGTGAAGCCTTTTGACCCTTCGTTATTAAAATCGGTGATCGTAAATACTATTAAAACACGATTAGAACTCAAAGCAAAATTTTCTAATGAAATGGAAAGTGAAGTTGGTCTGCTTACCCATTCCCCGATTGACAAAGAATTGATGGATCAAGTCACCAATATCATAGAAGAGCATATTGATGATGTTGATTTAACTACCAACTACCTTTGCCAGGAATTAGGGATGAGTTCCTCAAAACTATACCGTAAGATAAAAGAGCTAACAGATTTGGCACCAAACGAATTTATTAGAACCATTAGATTAAAGAAATCAGCACAACTGTTGAAGACTAAAAAATACAACGTTTCAGAAGTAACAGATTTAATAGGTTTTAATGATCCATTATATTTTAGCAGATGCTTTAAAAAACAATTTGGTTTTCCTCCTAGTAAATTATTGAAGTAG